In a single window of the Pocillopora verrucosa isolate sample1 chromosome 4, ASM3666991v2, whole genome shotgun sequence genome:
- the LOC131779114 gene encoding cyclic AMP-responsive element-binding protein 3-like protein 3, producing the protein MVVTAPPSPVSLDHLYAKKDLDPQEDVFLSSPDFLDSWAQGDFAINTDGGLLDIGLLFGEEFPDLGDLSPPHCESSSSDSYMTPSPNTVDDELLEILSSTSTSTSPGLPQNSEDVAIDLGWNVELPDLEGNIDASESATNETCLSTTVESSTVSVSQSIVSLCTSSASRVCKSKLLVLTSEEKKLLEIEGVTLPTDMPLTKAEEKVLKKVRRKIKNKQSAQESRRKKKDYIDGLEERVKACTELNHNLSMKVNSLEEQNKSLLDQLKELQALVASTHPTKAQAGTCLMVLFLAFGLVLFPINNAPGEQKEAVAKYAPAIVRSRTLLQVKDEYTDEVPEVVQFNLNSTDYLKAATPPISQNAPKSLGEVMVEVSDIDRSQADKVKPQKR; encoded by the exons ATGGTTGTAACTGCTCCTCCTTCTCCAGTTTCTTTGGATCACCTGTACGCGAAGAAAGATTTAGACCCGCAGGAAGATGTATTTTTGAGCTCGCCAGATTTTCTCGACTCATGGGCCCAG GGTGATTTTGCCATTAACACTGATGGTGGTCTTCTCGACATTGGCCTGTTATTTGGGGAAGAATTCCCTGATCTTGGTGATTTATCTCCACCTCACTGTGAAAGCTCTTCATCAGATTCATACATGACACCCAGTCCTAATACTGTTGATGATGAGCTGCTTGAGATTCTTAgttcaacatcaacatcaacatcacCTGGATTGCCGCAAAACAGTGAAGATGTTGCAATTGATCTCG GATGGAATGTTGAGCTCCCTGACTTAGAAGGGAATATTGATGCTTCAGAATCGGCAACTAATGAAACCTGCCTGTCAACAACAGTCGAGTCCTCCACAgtatcagtcagtcagtccataGTTTCTCTCTGTACATCCTCTGCTTCCAGGGTGTGTAAG TCAAAACTTCTGGTTCTTACAAGTGAAGAAAAGAAGTTATTAGAGATTGAAGGAGTTACCTTACCTACTGATATGCCTCTCACCAAG GCTGAAGAAAAAGTTCTCAAAAAAgtgagaagaaaaataaagaataag CAATCTGCACAAGAGAGTAGACGAAAAAAGAAGGATTACATTGATGGACTAGAAGAAAGAGTGAAAGCTTGCACTGAGCTTAACCATAACTTATCTATGAAAGTCAACAGTTTGGAGGAACAAAACAA GTCCCTTCTGGATCAGCTGAAAGAGCTCCAAGCACTGGTAGCATCTACACATCCTACTAAAGCTCAGGCAGGGACATGTTTGATGGTGCTGTTTTTGGCCTTTGGTTTGGTTCTTTTTCCAATAAACAATGCTCCTGGAGAGCAGAAGGAAGCTGTTGCAAAATATGCACCAGCCATTG TGCGTTCTCGTACACTTCTTCAAGTTAAAGATGAGTACACAGATGAAGTTCCAGAGGTTGTACAATTTAATCTGAACAGTACAGATTATTTGAAGGCTGCTACTCCTCCCATATCACAGAACGCACCAAAATCACTTGGAGAAGTTATGGTGGAGGTCTCAGATATTGACAGGAGTCAAGCAGACAAAGTGAAGCCTCAAAAAAGATAA